The following proteins are co-located in the Agelaius phoeniceus isolate bAgePho1 chromosome 36, bAgePho1.hap1, whole genome shotgun sequence genome:
- the CAMTA2 gene encoding LOW QUALITY PROTEIN: calmodulin-binding transcription activator 2 (The sequence of the model RefSeq protein was modified relative to this genomic sequence to represent the inferred CDS: deleted 1 base in 1 codon) — MSSKDPPEVSERGHLKVFLPRKLVECLPKCPVLPKEQLRWNTNEEIASYLITFEKHDEWLSCSPKTRPQNGSVILYNRKKVKYRKDGYCWKKRKDGKTTREDHMKLKVQGVECLYGCYVHSSIVPTFHRRCYWLLQNPDIVLVHYLNVPAMEECGRGCAPRLCSPPLCSGAPPLCDPREWLKWSQEELVAQLRPMFHGVKWGCGNGGAAPGLSLEQLVQHVLERHQARPPPRTHACLCAGGLGTPGHKCSSTKHRIISPKLERGGVAPSGDPPKPAPSSPDTTQPSPAPPEGPARPSPFPPPSSGAGGGNGGALPLLVVANLGGGGGGAAAPGGPEQPLGLTPSQHLVGTPEGSCPTAPPPLQPPTTAFDPDCFLNSPRRGQTYGCEADPPPGAPPPAPPKPQEEEEDEEEEEEEEGKRGAAAQDPLPAAAPPPQPAFPLPFPELLLGGGGDTGGVPPTLRDPPHHQLPSSPSGPPSDPPPAVAITDFSPEWSYPEGGVKVLITGPWGDPGASYSCLFDRTSVPAALVQPGVLRCYCPPHEAGVAALRVACPPRLLSAAAPFEYRARGAAPGAQLDWLALDEAQFRLSILERLEQLEMRLGALPPPAPLPPPRGAPSETPPEQGPGSSFEARVVAVCEAMMARPGWSGTPGTAPGTAGTSLLAHGVTFRGMTLLHLAAAQGYASLVEALRRWRALAAESLELEQEIDPLNVDHFSCTPLMWACALGHREAAERLCRWDRRALAVPDTLGRLPLALARARGHLALVTRLEELQVSPVSPRCHLPGLRVPSPLSASPDTGLSTASSLSSPSGLSEGPGSVPLPPGPSGPPEDDTWGVAVPPSPPEDALAPPSDALQAEVVTLARQIIEATPERIKQEAPGGPPGALGALGAPGGTPGTPGTAGTAGLGAAMAWLATYLESVDRPPTPGHRAEVASRGSPGVPERPPPPSAAGWAEFLNASGGARGEGGAVALLTLSDQEQHELYEAARLVQGAFRKYRGRRLKEQQELAAAVIQRCYRKYKQFALFQRMTQAAILIQSKFRSYAEQKRFQRRRRAAVLIQQRFRSLRQHRSTFLTLKQDQAARKIMRFLRRCRHRMEELKQNKDVESLQTRGLAS; from the exons ATGAGCAGCAAGGACCCCCCCGAGGTCTCAG AGAGGGGACACCTGAAGGTTTTCCTGCCCCGGAAGCTGGTGGAGTGTCTGCCTAAATGTCCCGTGCtgcccaaggagcagctgcGCTGGAACACCAACGAG gaaatCGCCTCGTACCTGATCACCTTTGAGAAACACGACGAGTGGCTCTCGTGCTCCCCCAAAACCAG GCCGCAGAACGGGTCGGTGATCCTGTACAACCGCAAGAAGGTCAAGTACCGCAAGGATGGCTACTGCTGGAAGAAACGCAAGGACGGCAAAACCACCCGCGAGGACCACATGAAGCTGAAGGTGCAAGGAGTGGAG tgccTCTACGGCTGCTACGTGCACTCCTCCATCGTGCCCACCTTCCACCGCCGCTGCTACTGGCTGCTGCAG aaCCCCGACATCGTGCTGGTGCACTACCTGAACGTGCCGGCCATGGAGGAGTGCGGCCGGGGCTGCGCCCCCCGGCTCTGCAGCCCCCCCCTCTGCTCGGGGGCCCCCCCGCTCTGCGACCCCCGGGAGTGGCTCAAGTGgtcccaggaggagctggtggCTCAGCTGCGCCCCATGT TCCATGGGGTGAAGTGGGGCTGTGGCAAtggcggggccgcccccgggctgtccctggagcagctggtgcAGCACGTCCTGGAGAGGCACCAGGCCCGGCCACCCCCCCGCACCCACGCCTGCCTCTGCGCCGGGGGGCTGG GCACCCCCGGCCATAAGTGCAGCAGCACCAAGCACCGAATCATCTCCCCAAAACTGGAGCGGGGAGGGGTCGCCCCCTctggggacccccccaaacctgccccCTCCTCCCCGGACACCACCCAGccctcccccgccccccccgaGGGACCCGCCCGACCCTCCCCATTTCCGCCCCCATCCTCGGGGGCTGGGGGTGGTAatgggggggctctgcccctgTTGGTGGTCGCCAAtttgggggggggtggggggggcgcggcggcgccggggggtcccgagcagcccctggggctgacCCCGAGCCAGCACCTGGTGGGGACCCCCGAGGggtcctgccccacagccccccccCCGCTGCAGCCCCCCACCACTGCCTTCGACCCCGACTGCTTCCTCAACAGCCCCCGCCGCGGGCAGACCTACGGCTGCGAGGCCGACCCCCCCCCCGGCgcgccccccccggcccccccgaagccgcaggaggaggaggaggatgaggaagaggaggaggaggaggaaggaaagcggggggctgcagcccaggaccCCCTCCCTGCCGCcgcgccccctccccagcccgcgttccccctgcccttccctgagctgctgctggggggtgGGGGAGACACAGGGGGGGTCCCCCCAACCCTGCGCGACCCCCCCCACCACCagctcccctcctccccctcgGGCCCCCCCAGCGACCCCCCC CCCGCCGTGGCCATCACCGATTTCTCCCCGGAGTGGTCGTACCCCGAG GGCGGGGTCAAGGTGCTGATCACGGGGCCCTGGGGGGACCCCGGTGCCTCCTACTCGTGTCTGTTCGACCGCACCTCGGTGCCCGCCGCGCTGGTCCAGCCGGGCGTGCTGCGCTGCTACTGCCCCC CCCACGAGGCCGGCGTGGCCGCCCTGCGCGTGGCCTGTCCGCCCCGGCTGCTCTCGGCTGCGGCCCCATTCGAGTACCGGGCACGGGGGGCGGCCCCCGGGGCACAGCTGGACTGGCTGGCGCTGGACG AGGCCCAGTTCCGTCTGTCCATCCTGGAgcgcctggagcagctggagatgCGTTTGGGGGCCCTGCCCCCCCCCGCGCCCCTTCCCCCCCCACGGGGGGCTCCTTCCGAGACCccccccgagcag gggccGGGCTCGTCCTTCGAGGCGCGGGTGGTGGCCGTCTGCGAGGCCATGATGGCGCGGCCGGGCTGGtcggggacaccagggacagcgCCGGGCACAGCGGGGACCTCGCTGCTGGCACACGGGGTGACGTTCCGTGGGATGACTCTGCTGCACCTGGCGGCTGCCCAGGGCTACGCCAGCCTGGTGGAGGCTCTGCGGCGCTGGCG GGCGCTGGCAGCTGagagcctggagctggagcaggagatcGACCCCCTCAACGTGGACCATTTCTCCTGCACCCCCCTg ATGTGGGCGTGCGCCCTGGGGCACCGGGAGGCGGCGGAGCGGCTGTGCCGCTGGGACCGGCGGGCGCTGGCCGTCCCCGACACCCTGGGCCGgctgcccctggccctggcccGTGCCCGCGGCCACCTGGCCCTTGTCACccgcctggaggagctgcaggtgtcACCCGTGTCCCCTCGCTGCCACCTGCCCGGCCTGCGCGTCCCCTCCCCGCTGTCCGCCAGCCCCGACACAG ggctgagcacagccagcagcctcTCGTCCCCCTCGGGGCTCTCCGAGGGTCCCGGCTCCGTCCCACTGCCCCCCGGCCCCTCTGGGCCCCCCGAGGATGACACCTGGGGGGTGGcagtgccccccagcccccctgAGGACGCCCTGGCCCCGCCCTCCGACGCCCTGCAG GCCGAGGTGGTGACCCTGGCCCGCCAGATCATCGAGGCCACCCCCGAACGCATCAAGCAGGAGGCGCCAGGGGGGCCCccgggggcactgggagcactgggagcaccgGGAGGGACCCCGGGGACACCAGgcacagcggggacagcggggctggGCGCTGCCATGGCCTGGCTGGCCACGTACCTGGAGAGCGTGGACCGGCCccccacacctgggcacag GGCGGAGGTGGCCTcgcgggggtccccgggggtccccGAGCGGCCGCCCCCCCCCTCGGCGGCGGGCTGGGCCGAGTTCCTGAATGCCTCCGGGGGGGCTCGCGGCGAGGGGGGGGCCGTGGCCCTGCTGACCCTCAGTGACCAGGAGCAGCACGAGCTCTACGAGGCCGCACGGCTCGTCCAGGGGGCCTTCCGCAAGTACCGG ggccggaggctgaaggagcagcaggagctggcggCCGCCGTCATCCAGCGCTGCTACCGCAAGTACAAACAG TTCGCGCTGTTCCAGCGGATGACGCAGGCCGCCATCCTGATCCAGAGCAAGTTCCGCAGCTACGCGGAGCAGAAGCGCTTCCAGCGCCGCCGGCGGGCGGCCGTGCTGATCCAGCAGCGCTTCCGCAGCCTCCGCCAGCACCG GAGCACCTTCCTCACCCTCAAGCAGGACCAGGCAGCGAGGAAGATCATGAGGTTCCTGCGGCGCTGCCGCCACCG GATGGAGGAGCTGAAGCAGAACAAGGACGTGGAGAGTTTACAGACACGGGGCCTGGCCTCGTGA
- the SPAG7 gene encoding sperm-associated antigen 7 isoform X1: MTQADVGDVSRVRRRRHASPRRKMAELDLLGSILNSMERPPAAADGETRRRAREQAARMKKLQEQEKRQKVEFRKRMEQEVSQFIQATGEPRRRFQPMSKIERSILHDVAEVAGLTSFSFGDDEDSRYVMVFKKEFAPSDEELEAYRRGEEWDPARAEERRRLRELAAQQEEAELESGPAPPGPPNDYKDKYRHLIGCEAAKAAARTMEANKAYGCVPVANKRDTRSIEEAMNEIRAKKRLRQAEDEGGAGGAAGGPCV, translated from the exons ATGACGCAGGCAGACGTCGGGGACGTGTCCCGCGTGCGGCGGCGGCGTCACGCATCGCCCCGTCGCAAGATGGCGGAGCTGGACTTGCTGGGCTCCATCCTCAACTCCATGGAGCGGCCGCCCGCCGCGGCCGACGGCGAGACGCGGCGCCGGGCGCGGG aACAAGCTGCTCGCATGAagaagctgcaggagcaggagaagcgCCAGAAGGTTGAGTTCAGGAAGAGG atggagcaggaggtgtCCCAGTTCATCCAGGCCACGGGGGAGCCCCGGCGCCGCTTCCAGCCCATGAGCAAGATCGAGAGGAGCATCCT GCACGACGTGGCCGAGGTGGCTGGGCTGACATCATTCTCCTTCGGGGACGACGAGGACAGCCGCTACGTGATGGTGTTCAAGAAG GAGTTCGCACCCTCGGATGAGGAGCTGGAGGCGTACCGGCGGGGGGAGGAGTGGGACCCGGCCCGTGCCGAGGAACGGCGCCGCCTCCGG gagctggcagcacagcaggaggaggcGGAGCTCGAGTCTGGCCCcgcccccccgggcccccccaATGATTACAAGGACAAATACCGGCACCTTATTGGCTGCGAGGCCGCCAAGGCCGCTGCCCGCACCATGGAGGCCAACAAGGCCTACGGCTGTG TGCCCGTGGCCAACAAGAGGGACACACGCTCCATCGAGGAGGCCATGAACGAGATCCGGGCCAAGAAGCGCCTGCGGCAGGCGGAGGATGAGGGGGGGGCCGGAGGGGCCGCGGGGGGGCCCTGTGTGTGA
- the SPAG7 gene encoding sperm-associated antigen 7 isoform X2, which yields MTQADVGDVSRVRRRRHASPRRKMAELDLLGSILNSMERPPAAADGETRRRAREQAARMKKLQEQEKRQKVEFRKRMEQEVSQFIQATGEPRRRFQPMSKIERSILHDVAEVAGLTSFSFGDDEDSRYVMVFKKEFAPSDEELEAYRRGEEWDPARAEERRRLRELAAQQEEAELESGPAPPGPPNDYKDKYRHLIGCEAAKAAARTMEANKAYGCVPVANKWDPMEPLGVSWGILGVPRESLGSLGCPGESGGC from the exons ATGACGCAGGCAGACGTCGGGGACGTGTCCCGCGTGCGGCGGCGGCGTCACGCATCGCCCCGTCGCAAGATGGCGGAGCTGGACTTGCTGGGCTCCATCCTCAACTCCATGGAGCGGCCGCCCGCCGCGGCCGACGGCGAGACGCGGCGCCGGGCGCGGG aACAAGCTGCTCGCATGAagaagctgcaggagcaggagaagcgCCAGAAGGTTGAGTTCAGGAAGAGG atggagcaggaggtgtCCCAGTTCATCCAGGCCACGGGGGAGCCCCGGCGCCGCTTCCAGCCCATGAGCAAGATCGAGAGGAGCATCCT GCACGACGTGGCCGAGGTGGCTGGGCTGACATCATTCTCCTTCGGGGACGACGAGGACAGCCGCTACGTGATGGTGTTCAAGAAG GAGTTCGCACCCTCGGATGAGGAGCTGGAGGCGTACCGGCGGGGGGAGGAGTGGGACCCGGCCCGTGCCGAGGAACGGCGCCGCCTCCGG gagctggcagcacagcaggaggaggcGGAGCTCGAGTCTGGCCCcgcccccccgggcccccccaATGATTACAAGGACAAATACCGGCACCTTATTGGCTGCGAGGCCGCCAAGGCCGCTGCCCGCACCATGGAGGCCAACAAGGCCTACGGCTGTG TGCCCGTGGCCAACAAGTGGGATCCCATGGAGCCGCTGGGGGTCTCTTGGGGCATCCTGGGGGTACCCAGGGAGAGtttgggcagcctgggctgtcctggggagTCTGGGGGTTGCTGA